Genomic segment of Neoarius graeffei isolate fNeoGra1 chromosome 7, fNeoGra1.pri, whole genome shotgun sequence:
AACATTATCCAAAGTTAAATTTAGCTCTTACAATGCTAAAGCTATCTATAAACAAAGACAAGGACACGCACTTAAGCTAAGGATGATAAATTCTGGGGGGGGTTACCTGAAATTCAAAGATTCTGTTGGTGCCACATGAGCATTTCGGAATGTCTTCTTTGCTGGGCACATGTTCAGATGACACCCAAAGTGGAGATCCTTCTCTGCAATATCGCaagacctttaaaaaaaaaaaaagcctcgatttgtcttttttggggggggcacatTGGGTTAACTTAGTTGGCTAGTATACCCCTGTTTTATGCTGAAATATGTCCTGCCCACCTTTAACTAGCCCAGCTTCGTTTATTAAATATGGATTTATAGGCTATATTCTTAATTACTACTGACCTGATGTGGCTCTGTAGCTATGCGCTCCTTAAATTTCTGAAACATTTTGCTGTCCTGTGATTCATGGAGAGCCATGGACTCTAACTCACTCTCCTCCAAATCTGTGGAAGAGGTCAGCACTGCAACCAAATATCTCGCTTATCCAAATTTTGTTTGTAAATAAATAATTACCTGAAGAAACACTATTTGCTTGCACGAGAGAATTTGAATCGGGTGGCTTGTCCTCCATGACTGAGAATTCTTCAGGTTCTGTTACCAACTCCCACTCAGGAAACAGAAACATATTTACAGCAGAAGAAGCTATTGGTCAAAATGTTATAAAGAAAAAGAACACAAGGTTAAGTATAATGGCTGTCTCTATGCAATGAATACAAGATCTGAATTCCTGGGATATGATCATCTTTCAGTGCTCACGTTCACTACTGCATTCTTTCTTGTGACGCTGTTTCCAGTCAATGGTTTGATGCTCTTTGCTGCAGTATGTGACGCTATGACAGCGAGAACATGCTTTGTGTCCAGCGCAGCCACATAGCCTGCACAGTTTCACTCCTGATCCTAGTATATGCTCATCATCTGCATTGGTGGCAGGCTCTTCATCAGCGGGAGGATCATAGGGATAGAAGTCATTTTTCCTTGGTAACTGGCTTCTATACACTGCAGAAAGGTGATTCATTATATTAGGACAACCTATGCAAGATCAGAAAGTGATAATGGTTCAAATGAATTAACACACTTAAAAGTGTTAAATATTCTTTATAGCCATGATTCTCAAAGGAAGGTCCAGGAAGCATAACTAAGGGGATCATGTGTTTATTTTATTACAGTGGTGGAAATGGCAATAGTTCATCACTCATATTTGATGTTTTGTGAGCTTTTAGAGTTAGTGCTCATAAACCTGTGAGTAGTCATTTGAATTACATGGTCTTAATTCACACCTCAAATTAAGTCTAAAAGTTTTCaataaggtggcacggtggtgtagtggttagcgctgtcgcctcacggcaagaagatccgggttcgagccccgtggccgacgagggcctttctgtgtggagtttgcatgttctccccgtgtccgcatgggtttcctccgggtgctctggtttcccccacagtccaaagacatgcaggttaggttaactggtgactctaaattgaccgtaggtgtgaatgtgaatggttgtctgtgtcagccctgtgatgacctggcgacttgtccagggtgtaccccgcctttcgcccgtagtcagctgggataggctccaacttgcctgcaaccctgtagaacaggataaagcggctacagatgagagatgagtttttttcaataattttaaaaaaaagtttgagtGGAAAGTTTGGATACAAAAGTTATCCAGCTATCCATTATTACTGTACAGATTTAAACTGACAAGGATTTGAACAGTCTGCAGATTAATTAACGCAGTTATGGTAGAGATTTAA
This window contains:
- the pdcd2 gene encoding programmed cell death protein 2: MSENRTDSERESGVVLGFLEEAEPWQFVSAQFPSKVGGRPAWLSQLNLPTVAELVCEKCQLPTVFLLQVYAPIIGQERSFHRTLYVFCCKTPECYTANDNQCLKVYRSQLPRKNDFYPYDPPADEEPATNADDEHILGSGVKLCRLCGCAGHKACSRCHSVTYCSKEHQTIDWKQRHKKECSSEPSSAVNMFLFPEWELVTEPEEFSVMEDKPPDSNSLVQANSVSSDLEESELESMALHESQDSKMFQKFKERIATEPHQVLRYCREGSPLWVSSEHVPSKEDIPKCSCGTNRIFEFQIMPQLLNHLKVDKPDASIDWGTLAIYTCAASCDQGNNYSAEFIWKQDFSKDQAV